A single genomic interval of Nocardioides nitrophenolicus harbors:
- the guaB gene encoding IMP dehydrogenase: MEVPDKFAALGLTYDDVLLLPGHSDLAPDDIDTTSRLTREISLRSPLISAAMDTVTESRMAIAMARQGGIGILHRNLSAEEQAYQVDLVKRTQTGIISNPVTIGPDATLEELDRICGEYRVSGLPVVDADNRLLGICTNRDLRFTPVAEWATTKVDEVMTPMPLVTGSVGISRDDATALLRKHKRERLPLVDADGRLGGLITVKDFVKSEQFPLASKDADGRLMVGAAIGYFGDAWERATGLIEAGVDVLVADTAHGHVTLLLDMVRRLKSDPATRHVQVIGGNVATREGAQAFVDAGADAVKVGFGPGSICTTRVVTGCGVPQVTAVYEASLAAGPAGVPVIADGGLQQSGDIAKAIVAGAESVMIGSMLAGCEESPGEVVFHQGKQYKAYRGMGSLGAMSSRGKKSYSKDRYFQAEVTSDDKIVPEGIEGRVAYKGPLAGVAHQLLGGLSQSMFYVGARTIPELQEKGRFIRITSASLKESHPHDIEMTVEAPNYHR, encoded by the coding sequence GTGGAGGTCCCCGACAAGTTCGCCGCGCTCGGTCTCACCTACGACGACGTCCTGCTGCTGCCCGGTCATTCCGACCTGGCGCCCGACGACATCGACACCACCTCGCGGCTGACCCGCGAGATCTCGCTGAGGTCGCCGCTGATCAGTGCGGCGATGGACACGGTCACCGAGTCCCGGATGGCGATCGCGATGGCGCGCCAGGGCGGCATCGGCATCCTGCACCGCAACCTGTCCGCCGAGGAGCAGGCCTACCAGGTCGACCTCGTCAAGCGGACCCAGACCGGCATCATCTCCAACCCGGTCACCATCGGCCCCGACGCGACCCTCGAGGAGCTGGACCGGATCTGCGGCGAGTACCGCGTCTCCGGTCTCCCCGTCGTCGACGCCGACAACCGGCTGCTCGGCATCTGCACCAACCGCGACCTGCGGTTCACCCCCGTCGCGGAGTGGGCCACCACCAAGGTCGACGAGGTGATGACGCCGATGCCGCTGGTCACCGGCTCGGTCGGCATCTCCCGCGACGACGCCACCGCGCTGCTGCGCAAGCACAAGCGCGAGCGGCTGCCCCTGGTCGACGCCGACGGCCGCCTCGGCGGACTGATCACGGTCAAGGACTTCGTGAAGTCCGAGCAGTTCCCGCTCGCGTCCAAGGACGCCGACGGCCGGCTCATGGTCGGCGCCGCGATCGGCTACTTCGGCGACGCGTGGGAGCGGGCCACCGGCCTGATCGAGGCGGGCGTCGACGTCCTCGTCGCCGACACCGCCCACGGCCACGTCACGCTCCTGCTCGACATGGTCCGCCGGCTCAAGTCCGACCCGGCCACCCGGCACGTCCAGGTCATCGGCGGCAACGTCGCGACCCGGGAGGGCGCCCAGGCCTTCGTCGACGCGGGCGCCGACGCCGTCAAGGTCGGCTTCGGTCCCGGCTCCATCTGCACCACCCGCGTCGTCACCGGCTGCGGCGTCCCCCAGGTGACCGCGGTCTACGAGGCGTCCCTCGCGGCCGGGCCGGCCGGCGTACCCGTGATCGCCGACGGCGGCCTGCAGCAGTCCGGCGACATCGCGAAGGCGATCGTCGCGGGCGCCGAGTCGGTCATGATCGGCTCGATGCTCGCCGGCTGCGAGGAGTCGCCGGGCGAGGTCGTCTTCCACCAGGGCAAGCAGTACAAGGCCTACCGCGGGATGGGCTCCCTCGGCGCGATGTCCTCGCGCGGCAAGAAGTCCTACTCCAAGGACCGCTACTTCCAGGCCGAGGTCACCAGCGACGACAAGATCGTCCCCGAGGGCATCGAGGGCCGGGTCGCCTACAAGGGCCCGCTCGCCGGCGTCGCCCACCAGCTGCTCGGCGGGCTGTCCCAGTCGATGTTCTACGTCGGCGCGCGCACCATCCCGGAGCTGCAGGAGAAGGGGCGGTTCATCCGGATCACCTCGGCCTCGCTCAAGGAGAGCCACCCCCACGACATCGAGATGACCGTCGAGGCGCCCAACTACCACCGGTGA
- a CDS encoding TetR/AcrR family transcriptional regulator: protein MSASKRPYDASRRRAAAQERRDRIVDVAAAMFAADGWGATTMARVAADAGVSVELVTTAYPTKGALAMAALQRVSFGGDRDLTTAFAELGLDARPPGERLDVIVDFAVRSLVPMAPLIPALQVAEALDAAAAQEVEEGNRRHVAASRTLARAFVDEPSDHLVDEVYLLTKGETFVVLTGERGWTVAQYASWLRASLARLLVVDETG, encoded by the coding sequence GTGAGCGCGTCGAAGCGTCCCTACGACGCCTCACGGCGCCGGGCCGCGGCCCAGGAGCGACGAGATCGGATCGTCGACGTCGCGGCCGCGATGTTCGCCGCTGACGGCTGGGGCGCGACGACGATGGCCCGCGTGGCCGCCGACGCCGGCGTCTCCGTCGAGCTGGTCACCACGGCGTACCCCACGAAGGGCGCGCTGGCCATGGCCGCGCTGCAGCGGGTGAGCTTCGGCGGCGACCGCGACCTGACCACGGCTTTCGCCGAGCTCGGCCTGGATGCGCGCCCTCCGGGGGAGCGACTGGACGTCATCGTCGACTTCGCGGTGCGCTCGCTCGTCCCGATGGCGCCGCTCATCCCGGCTCTGCAGGTCGCCGAGGCGCTCGACGCGGCGGCGGCGCAGGAGGTCGAGGAGGGCAACCGGCGACACGTCGCCGCGTCCCGCACGCTGGCGCGGGCCTTCGTCGACGAGCCGTCCGACCACCTGGTCGACGAGGTCTACCTGCTCACCAAGGGAGAGACGTTCGTGGTGCTGACCGGCGAGCGGGGGTGGACCGTCGCGCAGTACGCGTCCTGGTTGCGGGCGAGTCTGGCGCGACTTCTCGTCGTCGACGAGACCGGCTGA
- a CDS encoding collagen-like protein, which translates to MSRVRGLAALLQRSLSLTVLLLATAVVALGGGVAVGATLSSSPDGAIRACVAKKSGAVRITEARCRKGEKVLVWSQRGPQGDVGAPGPSGTDGALGPSGADGALGPQGEVGPQGEVGPQGEAGPTGPKGDAGATGPQGPKGDTGASGPQGPRGETGATGATGATGSRGPTGATGAPGISGYTQVYEIQTVPSEITVSKTAQCPAGKNVLGGGFIAEKEGGGAIGTGGAYVHESYPTNGQTAWTVRVANTSSNAIRFTVYALCARVE; encoded by the coding sequence ATGTCCCGTGTCCGTGGGCTCGCAGCCCTGCTCCAGCGGTCACTGTCCCTGACCGTCCTGCTCCTCGCGACCGCCGTGGTCGCCCTCGGCGGCGGCGTCGCGGTGGGGGCGACGCTCTCCTCCTCCCCGGACGGCGCGATCCGCGCCTGCGTCGCGAAGAAGTCGGGCGCGGTCCGGATCACCGAAGCCAGGTGCCGCAAGGGCGAGAAGGTCCTCGTGTGGAGCCAGCGGGGACCGCAGGGCGACGTCGGCGCGCCCGGGCCGTCCGGTACCGACGGTGCGCTCGGGCCCTCCGGTGCCGACGGTGCGCTCGGCCCGCAGGGCGAGGTGGGTCCGCAGGGCGAGGTGGGTCCGCAGGGCGAGGCGGGTCCGACCGGTCCGAAGGGTGACGCCGGCGCGACGGGCCCGCAGGGGCCGAAGGGCGACACCGGCGCGAGCGGCCCGCAGGGCCCCAGGGGAGAGACCGGTGCGACCGGTGCGACCGGCGCGACCGGTTCCCGGGGTCCGACGGGCGCCACCGGAGCGCCCGGGATCTCCGGCTACACGCAGGTCTACGAGATCCAGACGGTTCCCTCGGAGATCACCGTCTCGAAGACGGCGCAGTGTCCGGCCGGCAAGAACGTGCTCGGCGGTGGCTTCATCGCCGAGAAGGAGGGGGGCGGCGCCATCGGCACGGGCGGGGCGTACGTCCACGAGAGCTATCCGACCAACGGGCAGACCGCATGGACGGTTCGGGTGGCCAACACCTCCTCCAACGCGATCAGGTTCACCGTCTACGCCCTGTGCGCGCGGGTCGAGTGA
- a CDS encoding GNAT family N-acetyltransferase: MSDLVIRPCRDDDWSALASIITEVLAAGETYAVPVLDDAEARDFWLGQPGAVAVAELDGVVVGTAKMGPNRPAQGSHIGTASFMVSGAARGAGVGRALGEHVVAWHREQGFAGIQFNAVVTTNTAAVALWRSLGFEVIGTVPGAFRRPDGSLAGLHVMFLDLAGMRP; encoded by the coding sequence GTGAGCGACCTGGTGATCCGCCCCTGCCGCGACGACGACTGGTCGGCTCTCGCTTCGATCATCACCGAGGTCCTGGCGGCCGGTGAGACGTACGCCGTCCCGGTGCTCGACGACGCCGAGGCCCGCGACTTCTGGCTGGGCCAGCCCGGCGCGGTCGCCGTGGCCGAGCTCGACGGGGTGGTCGTCGGCACCGCGAAGATGGGCCCGAACCGGCCGGCCCAGGGCAGTCACATCGGCACGGCGTCGTTCATGGTCTCCGGCGCCGCCCGGGGCGCGGGCGTGGGCCGGGCGCTCGGCGAGCACGTCGTCGCCTGGCACCGGGAGCAGGGCTTCGCGGGCATCCAGTTCAACGCGGTCGTCACCACCAACACCGCGGCGGTCGCGCTGTGGCGCAGCCTCGGCTTCGAGGTGATCGGCACCGTCCCGGGTGCCTTCCGGCGACCCGACGGCAGTCTCGCCGGGCTGCACGTCATGTTCCTCGACCTCGCCGGCATGCGGCCCTGA
- a CDS encoding GuaB3 family IMP dehydrogenase-related protein — translation MSDIEIGRAKRARTAYSFDDIAIVPSRRTRDPEEVSVDWQIDAYRFSLPILAAPMDSVMSPRTAIDFGRFGGLGVLNLEGLWTRYDDPQPLLDEVAGLQGVEATRRLQEIYTEPIKAELITERLREVREAGVTVAGSLSPQRTKEFAKTVTDAGVDLFVIRGTTVSAEHVSSQAEPLNLKEFIYELDVPVIVGGCATHQAALHLMRTGAAGVLVGFGGGAAHTTRTVLGISVPMASAVADVAAARRDYLDESGGRYVHVIADGSIGTSGDLAKAIACGADAVMVGSPFARATDAPGRGFHWGAEAHHADLPRGQRVQFDQVGTIEEILFGPSRVADGTMNLVGALKRSMATTGYTELKEFQRVEVVAH, via the coding sequence GTGAGCGACATCGAGATCGGCCGCGCCAAGCGGGCCCGGACGGCGTACTCCTTCGACGACATCGCGATCGTGCCCTCGCGGCGCACCCGCGACCCCGAGGAGGTCAGCGTGGACTGGCAGATCGACGCCTACCGGTTCTCCCTGCCGATCCTCGCGGCGCCGATGGACTCGGTGATGTCGCCGAGGACCGCGATCGACTTCGGTCGGTTCGGCGGCCTCGGGGTGCTCAACCTCGAGGGCCTGTGGACGCGCTACGACGACCCGCAGCCCCTCCTCGACGAGGTCGCCGGCCTGCAGGGGGTCGAGGCGACCCGGCGCCTGCAGGAGATCTACACCGAGCCGATCAAGGCCGAGCTGATCACCGAGCGGCTGCGCGAGGTGCGCGAGGCCGGCGTGACCGTGGCGGGCTCGCTGTCGCCGCAGCGCACCAAGGAGTTCGCGAAGACGGTGACCGACGCCGGCGTCGACCTGTTCGTCATCCGCGGCACCACCGTCTCGGCCGAGCACGTCTCCAGCCAGGCCGAGCCGCTGAACCTCAAGGAGTTCATCTACGAGCTCGACGTGCCGGTCATCGTCGGCGGCTGCGCGACCCACCAGGCCGCACTGCACCTGATGCGCACCGGCGCGGCCGGCGTCCTCGTCGGCTTCGGCGGCGGTGCCGCCCACACCACCCGCACCGTCCTCGGCATCTCGGTGCCGATGGCCTCCGCCGTCGCCGACGTCGCCGCGGCGCGCCGCGACTACCTCGACGAGTCGGGCGGCCGCTACGTCCACGTCATCGCCGACGGCTCCATCGGCACGTCGGGCGACCTCGCCAAGGCGATCGCCTGCGGCGCCGACGCCGTCATGGTCGGCTCGCCGTTCGCGCGCGCCACCGACGCCCCCGGCCGCGGCTTCCACTGGGGCGCCGAGGCGCACCACGCCGACCTGCCCCGCGGCCAGCGGGTCCAGTTCGACCAGGTCGGCACCATCGAGGAGATCCTGTTCGGGCCCTCCCGGGTCGCCGACGGCACCATGAACCTGGTCGGCGCCCTCAAGCGCTCGATGGCCACGACCGGCTACACCGAGCTCAAGGAGTTCCAGCGCGTCGAGGTCGTCGCGCACTGA
- a CDS encoding carbon-nitrogen hydrolase family protein: protein MIVAAAQAEARAGELAHNVATAARLVAAAGERGARVVVLPEAFLTGYDASAFRGDLPTPVDLAGPLLDPVRTACAAGGTTAVVSTALRRDHGRTLAAVVVEPDGTTSAPYDKQHLDGDEPTWFVPGEHPATITVDGRVLALSICRDGSVPEHAALAAAAGASAYLASVAYFPGGARRLDVTYAARALDHGLHVVVAGLTGRCGPSTFIGGSAIYGPDAEALARLGDEEGLALADIG from the coding sequence ATGATCGTCGCCGCGGCGCAGGCCGAGGCCCGCGCCGGCGAGCTCGCCCACAACGTCGCCACCGCCGCCCGCCTGGTCGCCGCGGCGGGCGAGCGGGGCGCCCGGGTGGTGGTGCTCCCGGAGGCATTCCTGACCGGGTACGACGCGAGCGCGTTCCGCGGCGACCTCCCGACCCCCGTCGACCTGGCCGGCCCGCTCCTCGACCCGGTGCGCACGGCCTGCGCGGCGGGCGGGACGACCGCGGTCGTCTCGACCGCCCTGCGCCGCGACCACGGCCGGACCCTCGCCGCCGTGGTCGTCGAGCCCGACGGCACCACCTCGGCGCCGTACGACAAGCAGCACCTCGACGGCGACGAGCCCACCTGGTTCGTCCCCGGCGAGCATCCCGCCACCATCACCGTCGACGGCCGGGTCCTCGCGCTCTCGATCTGCCGCGACGGCAGCGTCCCGGAGCACGCCGCGCTCGCCGCGGCGGCCGGCGCGTCGGCGTACCTCGCCTCGGTCGCGTACTTCCCCGGCGGCGCCCGCCGCCTCGACGTCACCTACGCCGCCCGCGCGCTCGACCACGGGCTGCACGTCGTCGTCGCCGGGCTGACGGGTCGCTGTGGACCGTCTACCTTCATCGGCGGCTCCGCGATCTACGGTCCCGACGCCGAGGCGCTGGCCCGGCTCGGCGACGAAGAGGGCCTGGCGCTGGCCGACATCGGCTAG
- a CDS encoding TetR-like C-terminal domain-containing protein encodes MGTEISTARATGRPRDPRIEQAALAAVRALLAEGGYAAVTVSAVAARAGTTKAALYRRWPALPHLVHEAAFPSDLALDLHLGGSLEEDLAGIVRGARDALCSPVGAAALPALLAEITTWPDLHAAMLERFAGSFRAIDERLAVAVAAGEAHPDARADDLLRLVIGAVIAGVLLTPGQLDDAWADRLTDSLVRSLRP; translated from the coding sequence ATGGGGACGGAGATCTCCACCGCGCGGGCCACCGGCCGGCCACGAGACCCGCGGATCGAGCAGGCCGCGCTCGCCGCGGTGCGCGCACTCCTCGCCGAGGGCGGGTACGCCGCCGTGACCGTCTCCGCCGTCGCCGCCCGGGCCGGCACCACCAAGGCGGCGCTCTACCGGCGCTGGCCCGCCCTGCCGCACCTGGTCCACGAGGCCGCCTTCCCCAGCGACCTCGCCCTCGACCTGCACCTCGGCGGCTCGCTCGAGGAGGACCTCGCCGGCATCGTCCGCGGCGCCCGTGACGCCCTCTGCTCCCCCGTCGGCGCGGCCGCCCTGCCCGCGCTGCTCGCCGAGATCACCACCTGGCCCGACCTGCACGCCGCCATGCTGGAGCGCTTCGCCGGCTCGTTCCGGGCGATCGACGAGCGGCTCGCCGTCGCGGTGGCCGCCGGGGAGGCCCACCCCGACGCCCGCGCCGACGACCTGCTCCGCCTGGTCATCGGCGCCGTCATCGCCGGCGTGCTGCTCACCCCCGGACAGCTCGACGACGCCTGGGCCGACCGGCTCACCGACAGCCTGGTGCGCAGCCTGCGTCCCTAG
- a CDS encoding phosphotransferase family protein has protein sequence MTEPLPAEIAEMTLQRSSRDQGAVHDRLEEWLSGVLPEGAAPEVTLHDGIQTNGMSSETVLLAITTTEDGARVTREYVARVAPAAGDLPVFAEYRLTDQYDAMRLAGELAGVPVPTVGLNEPTGEVLGTPFFLMDRLDGAVPPDVLPYPFGDNWLYDAAPDQQERLQRGTVEVLAKLHGIPDAATTFAFLDPEVTGHEGATPLARNLAKTRAWYEYAITTAEPSPRSPLIERGLAWLGANLPAEEGEPVLVWGDARIGNMMYRDFTPVAVLDWEMATLGPREMDLAWLVFAHQVFQEIATMLGLPGMPDFLATEDVVATYRELTGVEPGDLTWYLLHAAVNWGCVFLRTSARQIHFGEIERPADPESVFHHRPLLERLLEEVGA, from the coding sequence GTGACCGAGCCGTTGCCCGCAGAGATCGCCGAGATGACCCTGCAGCGGTCCAGCCGCGACCAGGGTGCGGTCCACGACCGCCTCGAGGAGTGGCTGAGCGGCGTGCTGCCCGAGGGCGCCGCGCCCGAGGTCACCCTCCACGACGGGATCCAGACCAACGGGATGTCCAGCGAGACCGTGCTGCTCGCGATCACCACCACCGAGGACGGAGCCCGCGTCACCCGCGAGTACGTCGCCCGGGTGGCCCCGGCGGCCGGCGACCTGCCGGTCTTCGCGGAGTACCGGCTCACCGACCAGTACGACGCCATGCGGCTCGCCGGCGAGCTGGCCGGCGTACCGGTGCCGACGGTCGGGCTCAACGAGCCGACGGGGGAGGTGCTCGGCACCCCGTTCTTCCTGATGGACCGGCTCGACGGCGCGGTGCCGCCCGACGTGCTGCCGTACCCGTTCGGCGACAACTGGCTCTACGACGCCGCGCCGGACCAGCAGGAGCGGCTGCAGCGCGGCACCGTCGAGGTGCTCGCGAAGCTGCACGGCATCCCCGACGCGGCGACGACCTTCGCCTTCCTCGACCCCGAGGTCACCGGGCACGAGGGCGCGACGCCGCTGGCGCGCAACCTGGCCAAGACCCGGGCCTGGTACGAGTACGCCATCACCACCGCGGAGCCGAGCCCGCGCTCGCCGCTGATCGAGCGCGGCCTGGCCTGGCTCGGGGCGAACCTCCCCGCGGAGGAGGGCGAGCCGGTGCTGGTGTGGGGCGACGCCCGGATCGGCAACATGATGTACCGCGACTTCACGCCGGTCGCCGTCCTCGACTGGGAGATGGCCACGCTCGGCCCCCGCGAGATGGACCTGGCCTGGCTGGTCTTCGCCCACCAGGTCTTCCAGGAGATCGCGACCATGCTCGGCCTGCCCGGCATGCCCGACTTCCTGGCCACCGAGGACGTCGTCGCGACCTACCGCGAGCTGACCGGCGTCGAGCCCGGCGACCTGACCTGGTACCTGCTGCACGCCGCCGTCAACTGGGGCTGCGTGTTCCTGCGCACCAGCGCGCGCCAGATCCACTTCGGCGAGATCGAGCGGCCCGCGGACCCCGAGTCCGTCTTCCACCACCGCCCGCTCCTCGAGCGGCTGCTCGAGGAGGTCGGCGCATGA
- a CDS encoding aldehyde dehydrogenase, with amino-acid sequence MTTLDRDALFIGGTWAKPATDAVLEVVSPHSEEMVARVPEGSTADIDAAVAAARKAFDEGPWPRLSPAERIDVVQSLSGLYAARLEDMASVISTEMGSPISFSSLAQAPAPWMQIEAFLGIAREFPWEERRPGVLGADVVVRHEPVGVVAAIPPWNVPQFTILSKLVPALLAGCTVVVKPAPETPLDAYLLAELLVEAGVPEGVVSIVAGGREVGEHLVRHPGVDKVAFTGSTAAGRKIGAICGEQLKRVSLELGGKSAAIILDDADEAAAIEGLKFLGVMNSGQACVAQTRVLVSRERHDAFAEALASAIGAMKVGDPLDPATEIGPMVARRQQERVASYIRLGQEEGARLLTGGEGRPDGLDRGWYVRPTVFAGVDNTMRIAQEEIFGPVLSVIPYADVADAIRIANDSEYGLAGTVWTADQEVGLDVARGVRTGTYGVNTYTMDFAAPFGGFKASGLGREFGPEGLAQYTEAKSVYLPPPAM; translated from the coding sequence ATGACGACCCTCGACCGCGACGCCCTCTTCATCGGCGGCACCTGGGCCAAGCCCGCGACGGACGCCGTGCTGGAGGTGGTCTCGCCGCACTCGGAGGAGATGGTCGCGCGGGTGCCGGAGGGCAGCACCGCCGACATCGACGCGGCCGTAGCGGCCGCGCGGAAGGCGTTCGACGAGGGGCCGTGGCCCCGGCTGAGCCCGGCCGAGCGGATCGACGTCGTCCAGAGCCTGTCCGGCCTGTACGCCGCCCGGCTCGAGGACATGGCGAGCGTCATCTCCACCGAGATGGGCTCGCCGATCTCGTTCAGCTCGCTCGCGCAGGCGCCGGCCCCATGGATGCAGATCGAGGCATTCCTCGGCATCGCGCGGGAGTTCCCGTGGGAGGAGCGGCGCCCGGGTGTGCTCGGCGCGGACGTCGTCGTACGGCACGAGCCGGTGGGCGTCGTCGCGGCCATCCCGCCGTGGAACGTCCCCCAGTTCACGATCCTGTCGAAGCTCGTGCCGGCCCTCCTGGCCGGGTGCACCGTCGTGGTGAAGCCCGCGCCGGAGACCCCGCTGGACGCCTACCTGCTGGCCGAGCTGCTCGTCGAGGCCGGCGTACCCGAGGGCGTGGTGTCGATCGTCGCGGGTGGTCGCGAGGTGGGGGAGCACCTGGTGCGCCACCCCGGCGTCGACAAGGTCGCCTTCACCGGCTCCACCGCCGCGGGCCGCAAGATCGGCGCGATCTGCGGCGAGCAGCTCAAGCGGGTCTCCCTCGAGCTCGGCGGCAAGTCCGCCGCGATCATCCTCGACGACGCCGACGAGGCCGCCGCGATCGAGGGCCTGAAATTCCTCGGCGTGATGAACTCCGGCCAGGCCTGCGTCGCGCAGACCCGGGTCCTGGTCTCGCGCGAGCGGCACGACGCGTTCGCTGAGGCACTGGCCTCGGCGATCGGCGCCATGAAGGTCGGCGACCCGCTCGACCCCGCCACCGAGATCGGCCCCATGGTCGCGCGGCGCCAGCAGGAGCGGGTGGCGTCGTACATCCGGCTCGGGCAGGAGGAGGGCGCCCGGCTGCTGACCGGCGGCGAGGGCCGCCCCGACGGACTCGACCGCGGCTGGTACGTCCGCCCGACCGTCTTCGCCGGCGTCGACAACACCATGCGGATCGCCCAGGAGGAGATCTTCGGCCCGGTCCTCTCGGTCATCCCCTACGCCGACGTGGCCGACGCGATCCGGATCGCCAACGACTCCGAGTACGGCCTGGCCGGCACCGTGTGGACCGCCGACCAGGAGGTCGGGCTCGATGTCGCCCGCGGCGTGCGGACCGGCACCTACGGCGTCAACACCTACACCATGGACTTCGCGGCGCCCTTCGGTGGCTTCAAGGCCTCCGGGCTGGGCCGGGAGTTCGGGCCGGAGGGGCTGGCGCAGTACACCGAGGCGAAGTCGGTGTACCTGCCGCCGCCGGCGATGTAG